The Quercus robur chromosome 3, dhQueRobu3.1, whole genome shotgun sequence DNA segment GTACTTTTCTTCAATGTAAAGATGTAAAGATATTAGATTGTGAAAGCTCACTTGgtgtgtaaaacactagtgaatgtttagatccctaattacaaaataaccaacacaaacttatattcaaacaatgtatgtgtgaaatatgaaatataagcaatatGCAATTaaacaaactattttaccacataattaatcacaaacacaCTGGCAAGTGTTATTgaaaaggaaaccgaaaaaCTCTGCGAAAAATCTCTCCACCGCCATCCAAGccgtaaaatgatccactagaaaattagttgggatacatgaatagcaatagaccctccaagcctaatctgtCTGAtgcatctaagccctccaagtttcttacTCCAACAGGATTACGCCTAACCTTATCTTCTTTAGGTTTTCGAATCTCGCAATAAGCTCCAtattgcatctgccatccttagcatcttccaatgtttcccaaactccaaaaacactctcaacactctaaatgtgtgtgagttgtgtttgtgtataaatctcctctcaatggatataacaatgggagagggaagaagaagagactAGAAAGATTTCTCTTTAAAAATGAGTAGCTCTCTTTGTAATAAAGTTagtgtgttgtagaaacctttcttagggtttttctctctataGTCTCCTCACAATTTCtatgggtaatgagggtatatatagtatgagtgatgaaaatacGAAAAGTCACTATTTTCAGTAAAACAGGAGAATTTCGCGATTCACTCGCAACTGGTGCAAGTCGCGAATCCAAGTTGCAAGTTAATCTCCTGGACAGGCTGTACTAAATTGGACACCTGGCCTAACTGTTCACATTCTTGCATGTGCTTCTCTTGTGACCTTCAGCTATCTTAATCAAATCTTCACCACTTGATACTAAAcccattacaaataaatcccacaaaaatacaagaaaataaatttgttcaATTACAACACTATTTGTCATGAAATAAGCCAACACTAATGTTATGAGAGAAATCATAACTTAATCCcctcataaattattttctttgtttatcaTCGTTTATGGTATCCAACATCCAGCAAAGGACAAGCGTCTTGTTTTTCGTTAGTAAAATACATATCTTGGTAACTTCCAAAGATGAGGTGCATCCTCCAGATCAGTGAGAGATTGAGTTTCAATATTTTGGATGTGTCAACATCCAGCAAAGGATAAAGGTCTTGTTTTTCGTTAGTAAAATACATACATTAGTTACTTCCAAAGATGACGTGCATCCTCCAGATCAATGAGAGATTGAGTTTCAATATTTTGGATGTGCCAAAATGAATATGCTAATCAATCAAATTTGGGCACAGCTTCGATCGGATCAATCCTTGAAAAAGGACCATCCTTCTACTCTTAAATGGCCCATATGTAATGTAAAAAACACATCAGCCTTAAGATATCAGATATCAGATATCGCATATCAAAAGATAGGTGGCTTACATTTTAAATCCTAGTGTGcgacaaaaattacataaacaaTCACAGAAACCATAAATTACAATACATTAAACCCTAAGTTCTTTTGTTGACAgcaaaataattatgatatcaAAAAATACCCCTCTGGCTTGGGGTATATGCAATCAGCTATACATGGTACATGCAGTTTACATTATGGTACACAGCCTTCTCACTACCCTAAAGTCTGATAACAACTTTCACAAGTCGGTTCAAAGGCCTGTGGTGCTTGATCTTCTGGAAGATGTATACAATTTACAATATAATATCGTACATCTTTGCTTGGCTGCCTTCTCATTCCCCTTCCCCTTGTACGAAACTCCGTTCAGTTGGTGATCCAGGAACAAATGGAACAAAACCCCGGCCACCAAATACAGGTCGCATGAAGGCATTATCAAATTTACGCCAGTAATAGTGAACTGTGTGTGTAGGGGTGGCCAGGAGTGCACGTATGCTGCCCGGTCGTGGTATATCAAGCTCAGAATCCAGCCCCTCCCCAAGAAGTGGCACAGAGACTGATTTTGGAGTCGATGGATCTGACATCACCATGCTGGTTGTTTGTTTTGAACGAGCCAAGAACCGTATAAGAGGTTTAGTCATCAACCCAAACACCTGACCAGAATTATACATGAAGAGTGATTACCATCATTAAGAAATATTTCCTACATAAAACCCATTCATATAAAGTAGCTAACATGACTTTTGTAAATAAAACCTAAACTCTGATCAATACAACTCCCGCAAAAGCTAAAGGGGAGGGGCTGTTGGTTTTCTGGTTCCCCTCAGGAGCATTATAACTAAGACAACAACATAGAAAAAGAGGACGCAGCCAATTACACTGATTTGAACTAAATGGAGCAATTATATCCTTGGTACACAAGGATAGTTAACACTCTTATAAGTTCTTAACCAAAAGATGAAATAAAAGAACAACCAAAATGGCAAGCATCATCATATTCTCtcaacttttcttttcattgtagACCTAGTCAGCTAATTCACAGCAAATTACAAATCCTTGCCATATCAAGAGGTCAAATCACTATATTAACATGAATTCATATATAACCAAACTCTGACTACATAAACAAGTTTGAAAATCGAGGGGCCAACCAGATACGCACAAAAATTAGTGCAGCAGAACAAATGgcttaaataatatttaccgTTAGAGAACCCGTTAAATCCAGTAAAAGCAATTTCATAATCACAAAATAGGCAGAAgatgtttagcaaaaaaataggGAGGAGATGTCTCACCACTGTGCTGAAGAGAACAACAGTTATGGTGCTGGTGATCAAGATTGCATTCGCTCGCAATTGAGTATGCCCTAATCGTGTGAACTGCATTttgaaaagtaaattttttactGAACAATTTCATCTGCACCAtcatctctctctatctcaaaaGTATGCACTGTTTTACATGAAATTGTAAGCATGTTCTTATTTTACTGAGGATAGTGTAAAGACGAACTGAAATTTCCCACAGTTCATATTATTCTTAACTTTTTTGTGTGACTTCTTATTTAAATTCAAGGTCTTTTGGCCACAAATAAAACAGCATGTCCATATCTTACCTGATTATAAGCGAGTGCCATAGACACAGCACCTCTCATGAGACCAGCCCACCATATTACCacctacaaaaagaaaattgttggCATGTCTTGGTAGATCAATAAAGtaggaaaggaagaaaataatactGTGACAGAAACAGAGCACATACTTGCTTCCTGAGGCTGAGTTTCtcactttgattttttttaaataggttGATTAAGAATGATAGGGGGAAAACAAAAGCTGCTCTTCCAACCATTATCAGAACTATCAGTATTGAACTCACTGCCACTGATGTTCCGGGACTGCAAAAGGCAAAATCAAGCATGCATGCTTTTacattttgtttgaaaaatacataCTATTATTCCTAATAGCTATTATGGTTCAATAAATCAAGAAATCATAATTGCAAGGACTTGCTAGTATTTAGATAGTACCTGTCACTAACAAATCTCCACTTTTCAATGTCCAAGGCATCCATTCCAACATAAAGGAATATAAAAGTCTCAGCAACAAATGACAGGGTTGCAAAAGCATGCCTGCAATAATTTTTAGACAAAATTGAAGTATTAGGTATATGACAAATTGACCTTTCTATACACAGACAAATGGGTTCAAATGGTCAGAATAACTTCTAAGATCACATACTTGGTAGTAACTCTTGAACCTTCAGTTACATTGTGCCAGGTGTAATGGGACATCACAATCCCACAAAAGAACACAGTGAGAATGCCACTTAAATAGAACAACTGCAGAACAGATCAAATATACCAGCGTCTTAGTTATATGACCAATAATTAGCAATCTATCAAATCTACATAGAGCACTTGAAACTTGGAAAGTCAgggaagaaaacaaagaaatgcCATAAAGCTATTAGAAACCTTACTTCAGCCAACATATATGAAAGGTATGCCATGAGCATCATTAGAGCAACTTCTCGATCAGTTGAGTGCCTGAGTGTcagataaaaaattat contains these protein-coding regions:
- the LOC126717252 gene encoding sodium/hydrogen exchanger 2 produces the protein MGIELSYAVSKLQSLSTSDHASVVSMNLFVALLCACIVIGHLLEENRWVNESITALVIGVCTGIVILLVSGGKSSHLLVFSEDLFFIYLLPPIIFNAGFQVKKKRFFENFMTIILFGAVGTLISCGIISLGVIQIFKKMDIGSLDIGDYLAIGAIFAATDSVCTLQVLNQDETPLLYSLVFGEGVVNDATSVVLFNAIQSFDVTKIDPSIALHFTGNLLYLFATSTLLGAMTGLLSAYIIKKLYFGRHSTDREVALMMLMAYLSYMLAELFYLSGILTVFFCGIVMSHYTWHNVTEGSRVTTKHAFATLSFVAETFIFLYVGMDALDIEKWRFVSDSPGTSVAVSSILIVLIMVGRAAFVFPLSFLINLFKKNQSEKLSLRKQVVIWWAGLMRGAVSMALAYNQFTRLGHTQLRANAILITSTITVVLFSTVVFGLMTKPLIRFLARSKQTTSMVMSDPSTPKSVSVPLLGEGLDSELDIPRPGSIRALLATPTHTVHYYWRKFDNAFMRPVFGGRGFVPFVPGSPTERSFVQGEGE